A section of the Gallus gallus isolate bGalGal1 chromosome 4, bGalGal1.mat.broiler.GRCg7b, whole genome shotgun sequence genome encodes:
- the KDR gene encoding vascular endothelial growth factor receptor 2 precursor gives MELGPLRVLTVLLCLPPVFTGLFISMDQPTLSIQKSVLTITTNDTLNITCSGQRAVYWSWPNNQSSAEKRLAVTGCSDGPFCKTLTLLRVIGNDTGDYRCLYGDSQAATTIYVYVQDYRSPFVTSVGDQLGIVYITENKTVVVPCLGTVSNLNVSLHAKYPEKVFVPDGKSISWDNKKGFTIPSHLISYAGMVFCEAKIDNESYQSVIYIVVVVGYRIYDLTMNPHYQVELAVGEKLVLNCTVRTELNVGIDFKWDYPSIKEKRATIRDLKTTAGEIKTFVSTLTIDSVNLSDKGRYTCAASSGRMNMKNSSYFIIHESPFIHLEKMENVVEMKLGDTVSIPVKFKGYPSPEAKWYKNGKVMNANHTIKLGYTLVITDATEKDAGNYTVVLTNPTNKMQKRHTFTLLVNVPPQIGENALMAPVDSYKYGSTQTLTCTIYAVPPPAAVLWYWQLEEECTFSPQKVRLGANPYACRKWKVISERKGGNQVEIKQRVVTIAGKTKTVSTLVIQAANVSALYRCMATNRAGSSERVISFHVTRGLEINLQPRSQLTEKDNTSLQCTADKFTFEKLSWYKLSAHASQTPFGGLPMPVCKNLDALQKLNATVSNTNGENVTLELILRNISLQDGGDYVCIAQDKKAKTQHCLVKHLTVQEPMAPTLVGNLENQTTNIGETIEVSCTVNGIPPPNITWFKNGETLFEDSGIVLKDGNKTLTIRRVRKEDGGLYTCLACNILGCKKAEAYFSVEGAEEKTNLELIILVGTAVIAMFFWLLLVIILRTVKRANGGDMKTGYLSIIMDPDEVPIDEHCERLPYDASKWEFPRDRLKLGKPLGRGAFGQVIEADAFGIDKTATCRTVAVKMLKEGATHSEHRALMSELKILIHIGHHLNVVNLLGACTKPGGPLMVIVEYCKFGNLSAYLRSKRSEFVPYKTKSARFRQGKENYIGDISTDLKQRLDSITSSQSSTSSGFVEERSLSDVEEEDAGSEDLCKNPLTMEDLICYSFQVARGMEFLASRKCIHRDLAARNILLSDNNVVKICDFGLARDIYKDPDYVRKGDARLPLKWMAPETIFDRVYTIQSDVWSFGVLLWEIFSLGASPYPGVKIDEEFCRRLKEGTRMRAPDYTTPEMYQTMLDCWHGDPKQRPTFSELVEHLGNLLQANVRQDGKDYVVLPLSVSLNMEEDSGLSLPTSPASCKEEEEVCDPKFHYDNTAGISQYRQGSKRKSRPVSVKTFEDIPLVTTVKVVQEENQTDSGMVLASEELKTLEERDKQVKIPFSTLAPSKSNESVMSEASNQTSGYQSGYHSDDMDTMVCSSEDTELLCAQEASPTLPRVHGLVHDSPAPLVSPPL, from the exons ATGGAGCTGGGGCCGCTGCGGGTGCTGacggtgctgctgtgcctgcctcCCG ttTTCACaggtttgtttatttctatGGATCAGCCAACCCTTAGTATCCAAAAAAGTGTCCTCACCATAACCACAAATGATACTCTGAACATTACTTGCAG TGGTCAGAGGGCCGTGTACTGGTCCTGGCCCAATAaccagagcagtgctgagaagCGCCTTGCTGTGACGGGCTGCAGCGATGGCCCCTTCTGCAAGACCCTCACCCTCCTCAGAGTCATAGGCAACGACACCGGGGACTACAGGTGCCTTTACGGAGACAGCCAGGCAGCTACAACCATTTATGTCTATGTTCAAG ATTACCGATCTCCATTTGTGACTTCGGTTGGTGATCAGCTTGGCATTGTGTACATCACTGAGAATAAAACTGTGGTAGTACCATGCCTTGGAACTGTGTCAAATCTCAATGTATCTCTACATGCG aaatatccaGAAAAGGTATTTGTTCCTGATGGCAAATCAATTTCGTGGGATAATAAAAAAGGCTTCACTATACCCAGTCATCTAATCAGCTACGCAGGCATGGTCTTCTGTGAAGCTAAAATAGATAACGAAAGCTACCAGTCTGTGATATATATCGTCGTGGTTGTAG gttaTAGGATTTATGATCTAACAATGAACCCACACTACCAAGTTGAGCTGGCGGTAGGAGAAAAACTAGTTCTCAATTGTACTGTAAGGACAGAGCTGAACGTGGGAATTGATTTTAAGTGGGACTACCCTTCCATCAAG GAAAAGCGTGCAACCATAAGAGATTTAAAAACCACTGCAGGAGAAATAAAGACGTTTGTAAGCACTCTTACCATTGACAGTGTGAACTTAAGTGACAAAGGTCGATACACGTGTGCAGCATCCAGTGGTCGCATGAACATGAAGAACAGCAGCTACTTCATTATCCATG aaagtccttttattcatttagaaaaaatgGAGAATGTGGTTGAGATGAAGTTAGGTGATACAGTCAGTATTCCTGTGAAGTTTAAAGGATACCCTTCTCCAGAGGCAAAATG gtacaaaaatggaaaagtcaTGAATGCAAATCATACAATTAAGCTTGGCTATACATTAGTAATCACTGATGCAACTGAGAAGGATGCTGGGAATTACACTGTTGTCCTTACAAACCCTACCAACAAGATGCAGAAGAGACATACATTCACTCTGCTTGTGAATG TCCCCCCCCAGATTGGTGAGAATGCGCTGATGGCCCCTGTTGACTCCTACAAGTATGGCTCAACGCAGACACTCACGTGCACCATCTATGCCGTCCCACCACCCGCCGCCGTCCTGTGGTAttggcagctggaggaggagtgCACCTTCAGCCCCCA AAAAGTTCGCCTGGGAGCCAATCCATATGCATGCAGAAAATGGAAAGTGATCTCAGAGAGAAAGGGTGGGAATCAGGTTGAAATCAAACAGCGAGTTGTTACTATTGCTGGGAAAACAAAG ACTGTGAGCACCCTTGTGATTCAAGCAGCAAATGTATCTGCTTTGTACAGATGTATGGCTACTAACAGAGCTGGATCAAGTGAAAGAGTTATCTCCTTTCATGTGACCA GAGGTCTTGAAATTAATCTCCAGCCTCGGAGTCAACTGACAGAGAAGGATAACACGTCCTTACAGTGCACAGCTGATAAATTCACCTTTGAGAAGCTATCGTGGTACAAACTCAGCGCTCACGCCTCACAGACACCCTTTGGAGGGCTGCCCATGCCTGTTTGCAAGAACCTTGATGCTCTTCAGAAGCTGAATGCAACTGTTTCAAATACCAACGGTGAAAATGTCACCTTAGAACTCATTCTCCGTAACATCTCCCTCCAGGATGGAGGCGACTATGTTTGCATTGCTCAGGACAAGAAGgctaaaacacagcactgcctggtgAAGCACCTCACTGTTCAAG AGCCCATGGCACCCACACTTGTGGGAAATCTggaaaatcaaacaacaaacaTTGGTGAAACCATAGAAGTGTCATGCACAGTAAATGGCATTCCTCCTCCAAACATCACGTGGTTTAAAAATGGTGAAACACTTTTTGAAGATTCAG gtaTCGTTTTGaaagatggaaacaaaacactaaCTATACGTAGAGTGAGGAAAGAAGATGGAGGGCTGTacacttgccttgcctgcaaTATTCTTGGATGCAAAAAAGCAGAGGcttatttttcagtggaag GCGccgaagagaaaacaaatctgGAGCTCATTATCCTTGTTGGCACTGCAGTGATTGCCATGTTTTTCTGGTTGCTTCTTGTAATCATCCTTCGGACCGTTAAGCGG GCCAATGGAGGTGACATGAAGACTGGGTACTTGTCAATCATCATGGATCCTGATGAAGTCCCCATAGATGAGCACTGCGAGCGGCTTCCGTATGATGCCAGCAAGTGGGAGTTTCCCAGAGACCGACTGAAGCTAG GTAAACCTCTTGGGCGTGGAGCTTTTGGCCAAGTCATAGAAGCTGATGCCTTTGGGATTGACAAAACTGCTACCTGCAGAACTGTGGCAGTCAAAATGCTTAAAG AGGGTGCAACCCACAGTGAGCACAGAGCACTTATGTCCGAGCTGAAGATCCTCATTCACATTGGTCATCATCTCAACGTTGTCAATTTACTTGGAGCCTGCACAAAGCCAGGAG GCCCACTCATGGTGATTGTAGAATACTGCAAGTTTGGAAATCTCTCAGCATACCTACGGAGCAAAAGGAGTGAATTTGTCCCATACAAG ACTAAAAGTGCCAGGTTTCGGCAAGGTAAGGAAAACTACATTGGGGACATCTCCACAGACCTGAAGCAAAGATTGGACAGCATCACGAGCAGCCAGAGCTCCACAAGCTCCGGCTTTGTGGAAGAGCGGTCCCTGAGCGACGTGGAAGAGGAGGACG CTGGTTCTGAAGACCTTTGCAAGAACCCTTTGACCATGGAGGACCTCATCTGTTATAGCTTCCAGGTGGCCAGAGGGATGGAGTTCTTGGCTTCACGCAAA TGCATCCACAGGGACCTGGCTGCTCGTAATATCCTCTTGTCAGACAATAACGTGGTCAAAATCTGTGATTTTGGCTTGGCTCGAGACATCTACAAAGACCCAGATTACGTCAGGAAAGGAGAT gCTAGGCTACCGCTAAAATGGATGGCACCAGAAACCATTTTTGATAGAGTATATACCATTCAGAGTGATGTGTGGTCATTTGGAGTTCTGCTgtgggaaatattttcattag GTGCATCACCATACCCTGGAGTGAAAATTGATGAGGAATTTTGCAGAAGACTGAAGGAAGGCACAAGAATGAGAGCACCAGACTATACAACACCAGAAAT GTACCAAACTATGTTGGATTGCTGGCATGGAGATCCTAAGCAGAGACCAACTTTTTCAGAGCTGGTGGAGCACCTGGGGAATTTACTGCAAGCCAACGTCCGTCAG GATGGTAAAGACTACGTTGTCCTTCCTTTGTCAGTATCGCTGAATATGGAAGAGGATTCGGGCCTCTCTCTCCCAACTTCACCTGCTTCCTgtaaggaggaagaggaagtcTGTGATCCTAAATTCCATTATGACAACACAGCAGGAATTAG tcagtACCGACAAggtagcaaaaggaaaagccgACCTGTGAGTGTGAAAACTTTTGAAGATATCCCATTGGTAACCACTGTAAAAGTTGTTCAGGAG GAAAACCAGACAGACAGTGGGATGGTTCTTGCATCTGAAGAGCTGAAGACACTGGAAGAGCGAGATAAACAAGTCAAAATACCCTTCAG CACACTAGCGCCCAGCAAGAGCAATGAGTCTGTCATGTCCGAGGCATCCAACCAGACAAGTGGCTACCAGTCAGGGTATCACTCAGATGACATGGACACCATGGTCTGTTCCAGTGAGGACACTGAACTCTTGTGCGCCCAGGAGGCCTCCCCCACGCTGCCTCGTGTGCATGGCCTGGTGCATGACAGCCCTGCGCCTCTTGTGTCCCCGCCACTCTAG